A genomic region of Anopheles coustani chromosome 3, idAnoCousDA_361_x.2, whole genome shotgun sequence contains the following coding sequences:
- the LOC131258573 gene encoding trimethylguanosine synthase translates to MMSASEGHWEPLAEIYLSHPSVKDKKKCIYCLCSRVFIKNYYDVYVSTLERGDSVPLISSMDPAVGTEQLNSPIAIGTLAASTGTVAVDSVAGAIEKQTQPSEGAFSEEPLDVLDRAEVDDVFIEEPLVKQLSFGRDGSRKLPSKWGVERDAGAFSDASCYFSASASHSDTNYCSTDEHEHVFFGTGGQTTSAGAVGGGSGAAIASSGLHSSDSGADLSERIHERKFSLKDELLEGGRSNNDAEERRCTLGGNSGTASVERNNSLPEAFGREDLHEAWETYWSKHGEGIIWASWIEKYSDYINPSYLEAEDQDQATGTNTPHDKSEATPGAATEADKDFSFDSDAVAATRTEIVVSACSPHPYTKTTYQTALWPLPGQQPSGDELLWNTHRSGSYENEALLSPRCDSVTSSIPLTIGTTDSMTNVTRMTISSYDFCSSKVSSESSNLSESLSSEVTSDSSNSSDLLETEYLVGAEKTNATAPVPPDEEAAMDGEQYWQILWQQHFQELYAKHYHHFMAEHEHDEPTTTGGHYQAAGASGEANVKYHRRKRNSNNGASGSSAGESYHFRTEQLPAMVAGLRLSQSGGEPSGEPQDGNDDTAGKDTTKDSNADAQLAIEDLSGMLESYGLPTAFGKQAQSPAGDGDDRPPPNDKPVNLKRSHESDTEETPKERLKAAFELMGYSFSDPANDTESIINITGEVVYRKKHIRLHNRVLKMKHHKPKHTYFDDDGNEQSVAGGNDKSDQAAPEALLHSSSDEDEANAGAPARPSARSSTILEYSQLQIGAGKEVESLESGDAGPDGATETPIGVVSAPSGAGASAKKEKKKKRKTKFVASLPADIANDKSLLKYWYKRFSLFALFDSGIRLDRESWFSVTPEKVAAHTAERCRADVIVDAFCGCGGNTIQFAFTCQRVIAIDIDPRKIEMAKHNAAVYGVADRIEFIIGDFMQLVDKLRADTIFLSPPWGGPSYLKDEVYDLEQSLLPVPATELMRAAQRVSKNVAMYLPRNSNTQQLTMLAGPNGAVEIEQNFLDRKLIALTAYYGDLINE, encoded by the coding sequence ATGATGAGTGCTTCGGAAGGCCACTGGGAACCGCTGGCAGAGATCTATCTGTCGCATCCATCGGTGAAGGATAAGAAAAAGTGCATCTACTGTCTGTGCAGTCGTGTGTTTATCAAAAACTACTACGATGTGTATGTTTCCACACTGGAGCGTGGCGATTCCGTACCCTTGATTTCATCGATGGATCCTGCCGTAGGCACCGAGCAGTTGAACTCTCCGATAGCAATAGGGACGCTAGCCGCCAGTACTGGCACTGTTGCTGTTGATAGTGTTGCTGGAGCTATCGAAAAGCAAACCCAACCTTCGGAAGGAGCTTTCAGCGAAGAACCACTGGACGTGCTGGATCGTGCCGAGGTGGACGATGTGTTCATTGAGGAGCCGTTGGTGAAGCAGCTGAGCTTCGGACGGGATGGTTCACGTAAACTTCCCTCCAAGTGGGGTGTTGAGCGGGATGCAGGGGCATTCAGTGATGCCAGCTGCTACTTCAGCGCCAGCGCTAGCCACTCCGATACCAACTACTGCAGTACGGACGAGCACGAGCATGTATTTTTCGGAACTGGAGGTCAGACTACCTCCGCAGGGGCAGTTGGTGGGGGTTCCGGGGCAGCCATTGCCTCTTCCGGACTGCATTCGAGTGACAGTGGGGCGGACTTGTCGGAACGGATTCACGAGCGAAAATTTTCCTTAAAAGATGAACTGCTGGAAGGTGGAAGAAGCAACAACGATGCCGAAGAACGCAGATGCACGTTGGGTGGTAATTCCGGAACGGCATCGGTCGAACGTAACAACAGTCTTCCGGAGGCGTTCGGTAGGGAAGACTTACATGAAGCATGGGAAACGTACTGGAGTAAGCATGGTGAAGGTATTATATGGGCCTCGTGGATCGAAAAGTACAGCGATTACATAAATCCTAGCTACCTGGAAGCTGAGGACCAAGATCAAGCGACTGGAACGAACACACCGCATGATAAAAGTGAAGCTACGCCCGGGGCAGCCACCGAGGCTGATAAAGATTTTTCCTTCGATAGCGATGCCGTTGCGGCAACGCGCACAGAAATCGTAGTGTCGGCTTGTTCGCCTCATCCGTACACGAAAACGACGTATCAGACGGCATTGTGGCCTCTTCCCGGTCAACAGCCTAGCGGCGATGAGTTGCTGTGGAATACCCATCGATCCGGCAGCTACGAGAATGAAGCTTTGCTTAGTCCCCGGTGTGATTCGGTTACCTCCAGCATCCCGCTAACGATCGGCACAACCGACTCGATGACGAACGTCACGCGTATGACCATTTCCAGCTACGATTTTTGTAGCTCTAAGGTGAGCTCGGAAAGCTCAAACCTTAGCGAAAGCCTGAGCTCGGAAGTTACGAGCGATAGCTCGAACAGTTCCGATCTGCTCGAGACGGAGTATTTGGTCGGAGCGGAAAAGACCAATGCGACGGCTCCAGTACCGCCGGACGAAGAGGCTGCTATGGACGGTGAACAGTACTGGCAAATCCTATGGCAGCAACACTTCCAGGAGCTGTATGCAAAGCACTACCACCATTTCATGGCCGAGCACGAGCATGACGAACCGACAACGACCGGTGGCCACTACCAAGCTGCCGGTGCCAGTGGGGAAGCCAACGTAAAGTATCACAGACGCAAACGGAATAGCAATAATGGTGCCAGCGGCAGCAGTGCAGGTGAATCGTATCACTTCCGTACGGAACAGTTGCCCGCAATGGTTGCAGGATTGCGATTGTCGCAAAGTGGTGGCGAGCCGAGTGGTGAACCACAGGATGGTAACGACGACACGGCCGGGAAAGACACCACAAAGGATTCGAACGCGGACGCGCAATTAGCAATCGAGGACCTATCGGGCATGCTGGAATCGTACGGACTTCCGACGGCGTTCGGAAAGCAGGCGCAGTCTCCGGCGGGCGATGGCGACGATCGGCCACCGCCGAATGACAAACCGGTGAATTTGAAGCGAAGCCACGAGAGCGATACCGAAGAAACACCCAAGGAGCGGTTGAAGGCTGCGTTCGAGCTGATGGGTTACTCGTTCTCCGATCCAGCCAACGATACCGAGTCGATAATCAACATCACCGGCGAGGTGGTGTACCGGAAGAAGCATATACGGTTGCATAATCGAGTACTTAAAATGAAGCACCACAAACCGAAGCACACGTACTTTGACGACGACGGTAATGAGCAGTCCGTCGCCGGTGGTAACGATAAGTCCGACCAGGCAGCGCCAGAAGCTCTGCTGCACAGTTCctccgacgaggacgaggcCAACGCGGGAGCACCGGCGCGACCGAGTGCCCGATCGAGCACCATTTTGGAGTACAGTCAGCTGCAGATCGGTGCCGGGAAGGAGGTGGAATCGCTCGAGAGTGGTGACGCCGGTCCAGATGGTGCAACCGAGACACCGATTGGTGTAGTTTCCGCTCCCAGTGGTGCTGGGGCGAGtgcgaagaaggaaaagaaaaagaaacgcaagACCAAGTTTGTGGCCAGCCTGCCGGCGGACATTGCCAACGACAAATCGCTGCTCAAGTACTGGTACAAGCGATTCTCACTGTTCGCGCTGTTCGATTCGGGCATTCGTCTCGACCGTGAGTCGTGGTTTTCGGTCACCCCGGAAAAGGTGGCCGCCCACACGGCCGAACGGTGCCGTGCGGACGTGATCGTCGATGCGTTCTGCGGCTGCGGTGGAAATACAATACAGTTCGCTTTCACCTGTCAGCGAGTGATCGCAATCGATATCGATCCACGCAAGATCGAGATGGCCAAACACAACGCGGCTGTCTACGGCGTGGCGGATCGGATAGAGTTTATCATTGGGGACTTTATGCAGCTGGTCGACAAGCTGCGAGCGGACACGATATTCCTGTCGCCACCGTGGGGCGGTCCAAGCTACCTGAAGGACGAGGTGTACGACTTGGAGCAGTCCCTGCTGCCCGTCCCTGCCACCGAGCTGATGCGTGCTGCCCAGCGAGTGAGCAAAAATGTGGCAATGTATTTGCCGCGCAACTCCAACACCCAACAGCTGACGATGCTGGCCGGACCGAACGGAGCGGTAGAAATAGAACAAAATTTCCTCGACCGTAAACTTATCGCACTAACGGCCTACTATGGCGATCTGATCAACGAATAG
- the LOC131259411 gene encoding enoyl-CoA hydratase domain-containing protein 3, mitochondrial, whose amino-acid sequence MIATKFGGVLKSFGAVVKPYRLLSTYSQKDGVGTILLDNEKTRNSLSMEMMNSVLKNIVENQKHVELRCIVLAAKGHVFSAGHNLKELTAEHGADQHKQVFHKCSELIDAIRSAPIPIIAKVDGLAAAAGCQLVASCDMAICSDNSTFSTPGASFGIFCSTPGIAVVRAVPRMKAAYMLFTGLPISAAEALEAGLVSKVVPKDSLDEELDKICKAIASKSRSVIALGKKFFYEQMAMDVPTAYARGEQIMVDNLATIDGREGIKSFVEKRKPLWKHTD is encoded by the exons ATGATAGCTACGAAATTTGGAGGAGTTCTG AAATCATTTGGCGCAGTCGTCAAACCATATAGATTGCTTTCCACCTACTCTCAAAAGGATGGAGTGGGCACTATTTTATTGGACAACGAAAAGACACGCAATTCGCTCTCCATGGAGATGATGAACagtgttttgaaaaacattgtaGAAAATCAGAAACATGTTGAGTTGCGCTGCATTGTACTAGCAGCTAAAGGACATGTCTTTTCTGCTGGTCACAACTTGAAAGAGCTTACGGCAGAGCACGGTGCGGATCAGCACAAGCAGGTATTTCATAAATGTTCCGAATTGATCGATGCCATCCGATCTGCACCCATTCCAATCATTGCTAAAGTGGACGGGCTGGCAGCTGCAGCAGGATGTCAGCTGGTAGCGTCTTGTGATATGGCTATCTGTAGCGACAACAGTACCTTCTCCACCCCCGG GGCCAGCTTTGGAATATTCTGCTCGACGCCAGGGATTGCTGTCGTGCGTGCTGTTCCACGAATGAAGGCAGCCTACATGCTCTTTACCGGACTTCCCATTAGTGCTGCGGAGGCATTAGAGGCCGGTCTTGTGAGCAAAGTTGTCCCGAAAGACAGTCTAGATGAGGAACTCGATAAAATTTGCAAAGCAATCGCATCGAAAAGCCGCTCAGTGATTGCATTAGGGAAGAAGTTtttctatgaacaaatggcaaTGGATGTTCCTACGGCTTATGCTCGAGGAGAGCAAATTATGGTGGATAATTTAGCTACGATCGACGGACGGGAAGGCATTAagagttttgttgagaagCGAAAACCATTGTGGAAACATACGGACTGA